The Glycine soja cultivar W05 chromosome 8, ASM419377v2, whole genome shotgun sequence genome has a window encoding:
- the LOC114424391 gene encoding uncharacterized protein LOC114424391: MGNCLKNQSPTKYDGGSDDDNDDWDFLTGEEGSFVTTKAATAAKTVTEVKIKITKKQLEELLSKVDVRELRVEQVLSQLMNHSSGGFQSLQRPWRPALQSIPEVN; encoded by the coding sequence ATGGGAAACTGCTTGAAGAACCAATCACCCACAAAGTACGATGGTGGTAGCGACGATGACAACGACGATTGGGATTTTCTGACAGGTGAGGAGGGGTCTTTTGTCACCACCAAGGCCGCCACCGCTGCCAAAACGGTGACGGAGGTGAAGATCAAGATCACGAAGAAGCAGCTAGAGGAGTTGTTGAGCAAAGTGGACGTGAGGGAGTTGAGGGTGGAGCAGGTTTTGTCCCAGTTGATGAACCATAGTAGTGGAGGGTTCCAATCACTTCAAAGACCATGGAGGCCTGCACTTCAGAGCATCCCTGAGGTCAATTGA